In Halomonas alkalicola, the following proteins share a genomic window:
- the metK gene encoding methionine adenosyltransferase has protein sequence MSEYSLFTSESVSEGHPDKIADQISDAVLDAIIARDKQARVACETLVKTGVAIVAGEISTSAWVDLEAIVREVITGIGYTSSDVGFDGETCGVLNLIGKQSLDIAQGVDRSKPEDQGAGDQGLMFGYATNETDSFMPAPIHYAHRLVERQAELRKHGLLPWLRPDAKSQVTFRYDDQGKPCAVDAVVLSTQHDPGIDQDELRKMVKREIIEQVIPAEWLSEHTRYHINPTGKFVIGGPVGDCGLTGRKIIVDTYGGMARHGGGAFSGKDPSKVDRSAAYAGRYVAKNIVAAGLADKCEIQVSYAIGVAEPTSVSVNTFGTGKVDDERIIALVREHFDLPPHAITRMLDLLHPMYQLTAAYGHFGREPFETSYRWTDPQGQEHIETFTAFPWEKTDRASALRQAAGL, from the coding sequence ATGAGCGAATACTCCCTGTTTACCTCCGAATCCGTCTCCGAGGGTCATCCCGACAAGATCGCGGACCAGATCTCCGACGCGGTGCTCGACGCCATCATCGCTCGCGACAAGCAGGCCCGGGTGGCCTGCGAGACGCTGGTCAAGACCGGCGTGGCCATCGTCGCCGGCGAGATCAGCACCTCGGCCTGGGTCGACCTCGAGGCGATCGTGCGCGAGGTGATCACCGGCATCGGCTACACCTCCTCGGATGTGGGGTTCGACGGCGAGACCTGCGGCGTGCTCAACCTGATCGGCAAGCAGAGCCTGGACATCGCCCAGGGGGTCGACCGCAGCAAGCCCGAGGATCAGGGCGCCGGTGACCAGGGGCTGATGTTCGGCTACGCCACCAACGAGACCGACTCCTTCATGCCGGCGCCGATCCACTATGCCCATCGCCTGGTGGAGCGCCAGGCCGAGCTGCGCAAGCACGGCCTGCTGCCCTGGCTGCGCCCCGACGCCAAGAGCCAGGTCACCTTCCGCTATGACGACCAGGGCAAGCCCTGCGCCGTGGACGCCGTGGTGCTCTCCACCCAGCACGATCCGGGCATCGACCAGGACGAGCTGCGCAAGATGGTCAAGCGCGAGATCATCGAGCAGGTGATCCCCGCCGAGTGGCTCTCCGAGCACACCCGCTACCACATCAACCCCACCGGCAAGTTCGTGATCGGCGGCCCCGTGGGCGACTGCGGCCTGACCGGGCGCAAGATCATCGTCGACACCTATGGCGGCATGGCGCGCCACGGCGGCGGTGCCTTCTCCGGCAAGGACCCCTCCAAGGTGGACCGCAGCGCCGCCTATGCCGGCCGCTACGTGGCCAAGAACATCGTCGCCGCGGGCCTGGCCGACAAGTGCGAGATCCAGGTCTCCTACGCCATCGGCGTTGCCGAGCCCACCTCGGTCTCGGTCAACACCTTCGGCACCGGCAAGGTGGATGACGAGCGCATCATCGCGCTGGTGCGCGAGCACTTCGACCTGCCCCCCCATGCCATCACTCGCATGCTCGACCTGCTGCATCCCATGTACCAGCTCACCGCGGCCTACGGCCACTTCGGTCGCGAGCCCTTCGAGACCTCCTACCGCTGGACCGATCCCCAGGGCCAGGAGCACATCGAGACCTTCACCGCCTTCCCGTGGGAGAAGACCGACCGCGCCAGCGCCCTGCGCCAGGCCGCCGGCCTCTGA
- the tkt gene encoding transketolase, producing the protein MPSRFELANAIRALSMDAVQRAKSGHPGAPMGMADIAEVLWNDYLKHNPEDPKWPDRDRFVLSNGHGSMLLYSLLHLSGYELSLEELQSFRQLHAKTAGHPEFGYAPGVETTTGPLGQGLANAVGMALAEKTLAAQFNRPGHTIVDHNTYVFLGDGCLMEGISHEVCSLAGTQKLGKLVAFYDDNGISIDGEVEGWFTDDTAKRFEAYGWHVVPNVDGHKPEEIKAAIALAKSHDDKPSLIICKTVIGFGAPNKQGKEECHGAPLGEEEVAAARQQLDWPHAPFHIPEPVYQGWDARKQGSAAQSEWQARFERYREEHPTLAREFQRRLQRKLPADLKSEALQEKANQAEESIASRKASLNCLNELGPQLPELLGGSADLAPSNLTFWDGARAITPETPDGNYLHYGVREFGMGAIMNGIALHGGFVPYGATFLIFMEYMRNAVRMAALMDQQAIFVFTHDSIGLGEDGPTHQPIEQLASLRSTPNLATWRPCDAVETAAAWDAALKRHSGPSALVLSRQNLPHQARTKQQLGNIQRGGYVLKDSEGTPELILIATGSEVGLAMDAAAELEQAGHAVRVVSMPSAFRFDGQEAEYREKVLPSSVTKRIAIEASHRDYWYKYVGLNGRVIGMSTYGESAPAGDLFKHFGFTVENVVKQASELLEG; encoded by the coding sequence ATGCCGTCCCGTTTCGAACTGGCCAACGCCATTCGCGCCCTGTCCATGGATGCCGTCCAGCGGGCCAAGTCCGGCCACCCCGGCGCACCCATGGGCATGGCCGACATCGCCGAAGTGCTGTGGAACGACTACCTCAAGCACAACCCGGAAGACCCCAAATGGCCCGACCGCGACCGCTTCGTGCTCTCCAACGGCCACGGCTCCATGCTGCTCTACTCCCTGCTGCACCTCAGCGGCTATGAGCTCAGCCTCGAGGAGCTGCAGAGCTTCCGTCAGCTCCACGCCAAGACCGCCGGCCACCCGGAGTTCGGCTATGCGCCGGGCGTCGAGACCACCACCGGCCCCCTGGGCCAGGGCCTGGCCAACGCCGTGGGCATGGCACTTGCCGAGAAGACCCTGGCGGCCCAGTTCAACCGCCCCGGGCATACCATCGTCGACCACAATACCTATGTGTTCCTGGGCGACGGCTGCCTGATGGAGGGCATCTCCCACGAGGTGTGCTCCCTCGCCGGCACCCAGAAGCTGGGCAAGCTGGTCGCCTTCTACGACGACAACGGCATCTCCATCGACGGCGAGGTCGAGGGCTGGTTCACCGATGACACCGCCAAGCGCTTCGAGGCCTACGGCTGGCACGTGGTGCCCAACGTCGACGGCCACAAGCCCGAGGAGATCAAGGCCGCCATCGCGCTGGCGAAGAGCCACGACGACAAGCCGAGCCTGATCATCTGCAAGACCGTCATCGGCTTCGGCGCCCCCAACAAGCAGGGCAAGGAGGAGTGCCACGGCGCCCCCCTGGGTGAGGAGGAGGTCGCCGCCGCCCGCCAGCAGCTCGACTGGCCCCACGCCCCCTTCCACATCCCGGAGCCCGTCTACCAGGGCTGGGACGCTCGCAAGCAGGGCAGCGCCGCCCAGAGCGAGTGGCAGGCGCGCTTCGAGCGCTATCGCGAAGAGCACCCGACACTGGCCCGCGAGTTCCAGCGCCGCCTGCAGCGCAAGCTGCCCGCCGACCTGAAGAGCGAAGCCCTCCAGGAAAAGGCCAACCAGGCCGAAGAGAGCATCGCCAGCCGCAAGGCCTCGCTCAACTGCCTCAACGAGCTGGGCCCGCAGCTGCCCGAGCTGCTGGGCGGCAGCGCCGACCTGGCGCCCTCCAACCTGACCTTCTGGGATGGCGCCCGCGCGATCACCCCGGAGACGCCGGACGGCAACTACCTGCACTACGGGGTGCGCGAGTTCGGCATGGGCGCCATCATGAACGGCATCGCCCTGCACGGCGGCTTCGTGCCCTACGGCGCCACCTTCCTGATCTTCATGGAGTACATGCGCAACGCCGTGCGCATGGCGGCCCTGATGGACCAGCAGGCGATCTTCGTCTTCACCCACGACTCCATCGGCCTGGGCGAGGATGGCCCCACCCACCAGCCCATCGAGCAGCTGGCCAGCCTGCGCTCCACCCCCAACCTGGCCACCTGGCGCCCCTGTGACGCCGTGGAGACGGCTGCCGCCTGGGATGCCGCCCTCAAGCGCCACTCCGGCCCCTCCGCCCTGGTGCTCTCCCGTCAGAACCTGCCCCACCAGGCGCGCACCAAGCAGCAGCTGGGCAATATCCAGCGCGGTGGATACGTCCTCAAGGACAGCGAAGGTACTCCGGAGCTGATCCTGATCGCCACCGGCTCCGAGGTCGGCCTGGCCATGGACGCCGCGGCCGAGCTCGAGCAGGCGGGCCACGCCGTGCGCGTGGTCTCCATGCCCTCCGCCTTCCGCTTCGACGGCCAGGAGGCCGAGTACCGCGAGAAGGTGCTGCCGAGCAGCGTCACCAAGCGGATCGCCATCGAGGCGAGCCATCGCGACTACTGGTACAAGTACGTGGGCCTCAACGGCCGCGTCATCGGCATGAGCACCTACGGCGAATCCGCCCCGGCCGGCGACCTGTTCAAGCATTTCGGCTTCACCGTGGAGAACGTGGTCAAGCAGGCGAGCGAGCTGCTCGAGGGCTGA
- a CDS encoding TAXI family TRAP transporter solute-binding subunit: MRHLSTKLLAGTVAGSLLVAAAAAQADRSDWPSNFTVGTASQGGTYYVYGSGWANLVADELGISGGGEVTGGPTQNLALVHTGDISFGLTTMGPASDAVKGESPLAPGVPMDNVCALFPMYETPFSITALSSTGITSISDIPDGARIGFGPSASTSDTYFPAILETLGVDFQRRNGGWSDLGGQLQDGLLDVIAFAAGIPIPAVSQLEVQTNVNIIEFTEEEMDTVLENFPVSEFWIPASTYSTLEEDARAVSMWNFAISRCDLPEDFIYEVTKVTMENNDKMRNMHRSAETSIPENVVHNTVLPFHPGAARWYQENGYEIDESLIN, encoded by the coding sequence ATGCGTCACCTCTCCACCAAGCTTCTCGCCGGCACCGTCGCCGGTTCCCTGCTGGTCGCCGCCGCGGCCGCCCAGGCCGACCGCAGCGACTGGCCCTCCAACTTCACCGTGGGCACCGCCAGCCAAGGCGGCACCTACTACGTCTACGGCTCCGGCTGGGCCAACCTGGTCGCCGACGAGCTGGGCATCTCCGGCGGCGGCGAGGTGACCGGCGGCCCGACCCAGAACCTGGCACTGGTGCATACCGGCGACATCTCCTTCGGCCTGACCACCATGGGCCCCGCCTCCGACGCGGTGAAGGGCGAGAGCCCGCTGGCCCCCGGCGTGCCCATGGACAACGTCTGCGCGCTCTTCCCGATGTACGAGACCCCGTTCTCCATCACCGCGCTGTCCAGCACCGGCATCACCAGCATCTCCGACATCCCGGATGGCGCCCGCATCGGCTTCGGCCCCTCGGCCTCCACCTCCGACACCTACTTCCCGGCCATCCTCGAGACCCTGGGCGTCGACTTCCAGCGCCGCAACGGCGGCTGGTCCGACCTGGGCGGCCAGCTCCAGGACGGCCTGCTGGACGTTATCGCCTTTGCCGCCGGCATCCCGATCCCGGCCGTCAGCCAGCTCGAGGTGCAGACCAACGTGAACATCATCGAGTTCACCGAGGAGGAGATGGACACCGTGCTGGAGAACTTCCCGGTCTCCGAGTTCTGGATTCCCGCCAGCACCTACAGCACCCTGGAGGAGGATGCCCGCGCCGTCTCCATGTGGAACTTCGCCATCTCCCGCTGCGATCTGCCGGAGGACTTCATCTATGAAGTCACCAAGGTGACCATGGAGAACAACGACAAGATGCGTAACATGCACCGCTCCGCCGAGACCTCCATCCCGGAGAACGTCGTGCACAACACCGTGCTGCCCTTCCATCCGGGTGCGGCGCGCTGGTACCAGGAGAACGGCTACGAGATCGACGAGTCGCTGATCAACTAA
- the metF gene encoding methylenetetrahydrofolate reductase [NAD(P)H], translating to MSAQEHPLGISFEFFPPNTEAGREKLAGVRDALAARGPRFFSVTYGAGGSTQDRTLTTVRQVRESGISTAPHLSCIGSEKQPLRELLARYREEGIDSLVALRGDLPSGMGGIGELRYANELVEFIREETGDHFEIAVAAYPESHPQAPSFERDLENFARKMQAGANLAITQYFFNADAYFHFVERARALGVEAPIVPGIMPITNYAKLARFSDACGAEIPRWIRKQLEAYGDDSASIAAFGEEVISRLCQRLLDGGAPGLHFYTLNQAEPSLKILDNIVG from the coding sequence ATGAGCGCGCAGGAACATCCGCTGGGTATCAGCTTCGAGTTCTTTCCCCCCAATACCGAGGCGGGGCGCGAGAAGCTGGCCGGCGTGCGCGATGCCCTGGCGGCCCGCGGGCCGCGCTTCTTCTCGGTCACCTATGGCGCCGGTGGCTCCACCCAGGACCGCACCCTGACTACCGTGCGCCAGGTGCGCGAGAGCGGCATCTCCACCGCGCCGCACCTCTCCTGCATCGGCAGCGAGAAGCAGCCGCTGCGCGAGCTGCTGGCCCGCTACCGCGAGGAGGGCATCGATAGCCTGGTGGCCCTGCGCGGCGACCTCCCCTCGGGCATGGGGGGCATCGGCGAGCTGCGCTATGCCAACGAGCTGGTGGAGTTCATCCGCGAGGAGACCGGGGACCACTTCGAGATCGCCGTGGCCGCCTACCCGGAGTCTCACCCCCAGGCGCCGAGCTTCGAGCGGGACCTGGAGAACTTCGCCCGCAAGATGCAGGCCGGCGCGAACCTCGCCATCACCCAGTACTTCTTCAACGCCGACGCCTACTTCCACTTCGTCGAGCGGGCCCGCGCGCTGGGGGTCGAAGCCCCCATCGTGCCGGGCATCATGCCGATCACCAACTACGCCAAGCTGGCGCGCTTCTCCGACGCCTGCGGCGCCGAGATCCCGCGCTGGATCCGCAAGCAGCTCGAGGCCTACGGCGACGACAGCGCCTCCATCGCGGCCTTCGGCGAGGAGGTGATCTCGCGCCTCTGCCAGCGCCTGCTCGACGGCGGCGCCCCGGGCCTGCACTTCTACACGCTGAACCAGGCCGAGCCGAGCCTGAAGATCCTCGACAATATCGTCGGCTGA
- a CDS encoding TRAP transporter permease has product MNHTPDPRHGDEDPAAHAPETIAEGIDEEIVESNRRLYVGWQWLLFGALAITYATFHLVSLNVYPMETWSFRIVHVAGALILGFALYTGTRFAGEGSVKQSPVWLGWISYALLIPAGYALFQVWRMNQMIAGGAMRIDPAIEAWHYGYPLIFATSAAILLSWTYRQVRQRLSPPDLVLMLCAMGVAGYLILIFGTPLRASTGTSFAPIGISYAALAGSLLILELTRRVAGMALVVISALFLAYVWAGPYLPGFLGYPGLSFNRFFSQLYTDTGILGPTTAVSSTYIILFIIFAAFLQASKVGDYFVNFAFAAAGRARGGPAKVSIFASGLMGMINGTSAGNVVSTGSLTIPLMKKVGYPGRSAGAIEAAASTGGQIMPPIMGAGAFIMAEITGIPYTEIAVAALIPAILYFLSVYCMVDFEAARKGMRGMRKDEIPLFSKLVKQVYLFAPIIILIAALFMGYSVIRAGTLATAAAAVVSWISPNKMGIREILKALQLAGTMSIQIIAVCACAGIIVGVISLTGVGARFSSLLLGLAGVSQLLALIFAMLISILLGMGMPTTAAYAVAASVVAPGLINIGIQPLVAHFFVFYFAVVSAITPPVALASYAAAGISGDNAMGTSVASFKIGLAAFIVPFMFFYSPAMLMEGTWPQILRVGITATLGIVLLAGVVQAWFFGPVKLWQRLVMFVGAMFMIYGGIYTDVAGLAIGAALFMMQRKLHGSGAPQAAESG; this is encoded by the coding sequence ATGAACCACACTCCCGACCCGCGCCACGGCGACGAGGACCCCGCCGCTCACGCGCCCGAGACGATCGCCGAAGGCATCGACGAGGAGATCGTCGAGTCCAACCGGCGCCTCTACGTCGGCTGGCAGTGGCTGCTGTTCGGCGCCCTGGCCATCACCTACGCCACCTTCCACCTGGTCTCCCTCAACGTCTATCCGATGGAGACCTGGTCGTTCCGCATCGTGCACGTCGCCGGTGCGCTGATCCTCGGTTTCGCGCTCTACACCGGCACCCGCTTCGCCGGCGAGGGCAGCGTCAAGCAGTCGCCGGTCTGGCTCGGCTGGATCAGCTACGCGCTGCTGATACCCGCCGGCTATGCACTCTTCCAGGTCTGGCGCATGAACCAGATGATCGCGGGCGGCGCCATGCGCATCGACCCGGCGATCGAGGCCTGGCACTACGGCTATCCGCTGATCTTCGCCACCAGCGCCGCCATCCTGCTCTCCTGGACCTACCGCCAGGTGCGCCAGCGCCTCTCCCCCCCTGACCTCGTGCTGATGCTCTGCGCCATGGGCGTTGCGGGCTACCTGATCCTGATCTTCGGCACGCCGCTGCGCGCCTCCACCGGCACCTCCTTCGCCCCCATCGGCATCTCCTATGCGGCCCTGGCCGGCTCGCTGCTGATCCTCGAGCTGACCCGCCGCGTCGCCGGCATGGCGCTGGTGGTGATCTCCGCGCTGTTCCTGGCCTATGTGTGGGCCGGCCCCTACCTGCCGGGCTTCCTGGGCTACCCGGGGCTGTCGTTCAACCGCTTCTTCAGCCAGCTCTACACCGACACCGGTATACTGGGGCCGACCACCGCGGTCTCGTCGACCTACATCATCCTCTTCATCATCTTCGCGGCCTTCCTGCAGGCCTCCAAGGTGGGTGACTACTTCGTCAACTTCGCCTTCGCCGCGGCCGGCCGCGCCCGGGGCGGCCCCGCCAAGGTCTCCATCTTCGCCTCCGGCCTGATGGGCATGATCAACGGCACCAGCGCCGGCAACGTGGTCTCCACCGGCTCGCTGACCATCCCGCTGATGAAGAAGGTGGGCTATCCGGGCCGCAGCGCCGGCGCCATCGAGGCCGCCGCCTCCACCGGCGGGCAGATCATGCCGCCGATCATGGGCGCGGGTGCCTTCATCATGGCCGAGATCACCGGCATCCCCTACACCGAGATCGCCGTCGCGGCACTGATCCCCGCCATCCTCTACTTCCTCTCGGTCTACTGCATGGTGGACTTCGAGGCGGCCCGCAAGGGCATGCGCGGCATGCGCAAGGACGAGATCCCGCTGTTCTCGAAGCTGGTCAAGCAGGTCTACCTGTTCGCGCCGATCATCATCCTGATCGCCGCCCTCTTCATGGGCTACTCGGTGATCCGCGCCGGCACCCTGGCCACCGCCGCGGCCGCCGTGGTGAGCTGGATCTCCCCCAACAAGATGGGCATCCGCGAGATCCTCAAGGCGCTGCAGCTGGCCGGCACCATGTCGATCCAGATCATCGCCGTGTGCGCCTGTGCGGGCATCATCGTCGGCGTGATCTCGCTGACCGGCGTCGGGGCGCGCTTCTCCTCGCTGCTGCTGGGCCTGGCCGGGGTCAGCCAGCTGCTGGCGCTGATCTTCGCCATGCTGATCTCGATCCTGCTGGGCATGGGCATGCCGACCACGGCGGCCTATGCGGTGGCCGCCTCGGTGGTCGCCCCGGGCCTGATCAACATCGGCATCCAGCCGCTGGTGGCGCACTTCTTCGTGTTCTACTTCGCGGTGGTCTCGGCGATCACCCCGCCGGTGGCGCTGGCCTCCTACGCCGCGGCAGGCATCTCCGGCGACAACGCCATGGGCACCTCGGTGGCCTCCTTCAAGATCGGCCTGGCCGCCTTCATCGTGCCCTTCATGTTCTTCTACAGCCCGGCGATGCTGATGGAAGGCACCTGGCCGCAGATCCTGCGGGTCGGCATCACCGCCACCCTGGGCATCGTGCTGCTGGCGGGCGTGGTGCAGGCGTGGTTCTTCGGGCCGGTGAAGCTGTGGCAGCGCCTGGTGATGTTCGTGGGCGCCATGTTCATGATCTATGGCGGCATCTACACGGATGTGGCCGGCCTCGCCATCGGCGCCGCGCTGTTCATGATGCAGCGCAAGCTGCACGGCAGTGGCGCACCGCAGGCGGCCGAAAGCGGCTGA
- a CDS encoding AEC family transporter, protein MTALDPTTLMGPLWTLLAYILLGWLATRRLSVDPRPIATLLIYLVAPLTFFRGLVLGGPTPGYLLLTLAAFATASLLAVIVHRLTRRAFAPQESALLAFSAGTGNTGYFGLPVAMVLLPPQGVTLYLFCVLGITLYEFTVGFYLSARGQFSVGESLAKILRLPLVYAFLAALLFSGLGLAVPAAAMEGLAVFPATYTLLGMMIIGMTLGRVTIREIDPRFIGACVAVRCVAWPLLALAAVLGLQALAPLSQELALAILLLGVGPMAANVVVVAMELGIAPAKGALAVLATTLAAPLLIPLYLTLMMRLAGL, encoded by the coding sequence ATGACCGCGCTCGACCCCACCACGCTGATGGGCCCGCTCTGGACCCTGCTGGCCTACATCCTGCTGGGCTGGCTGGCCACCCGCCGCCTCTCGGTGGATCCGCGCCCCATCGCGACCCTGCTCATCTACCTGGTGGCACCGCTTACCTTCTTCCGCGGCCTGGTGCTGGGCGGCCCCACGCCCGGATACCTGCTGCTGACCCTGGCCGCCTTCGCCACCGCCAGCCTGCTGGCGGTGATCGTGCACCGCCTGACGCGCCGCGCCTTCGCCCCCCAGGAGAGCGCCCTGCTGGCCTTCTCGGCCGGCACCGGCAACACGGGGTACTTCGGCCTGCCGGTGGCCATGGTGCTGCTGCCCCCCCAGGGGGTGACCCTCTACCTCTTCTGCGTGCTGGGCATCACCCTCTACGAGTTCACCGTGGGCTTCTACCTCTCCGCCCGCGGCCAGTTCTCGGTAGGCGAGAGCCTGGCCAAGATCCTGCGGCTGCCGCTGGTCTACGCCTTCCTGGCGGCCCTGCTGTTCAGCGGCCTGGGCCTTGCGGTACCGGCGGCGGCCATGGAGGGGCTGGCGGTATTCCCCGCCACCTACACCCTGCTGGGGATGATGATCATCGGCATGACGCTGGGCCGCGTGACCATCCGCGAGATTGATCCGCGCTTTATCGGGGCCTGCGTGGCGGTGCGCTGCGTGGCCTGGCCGCTGCTGGCGCTGGCCGCGGTGCTGGGGCTGCAGGCGCTTGCACCGCTGTCGCAGGAGCTGGCGCTGGCGATCCTGCTGCTGGGGGTGGGGCCCATGGCCGCCAACGTGGTGGTGGTGGCAATGGAGCTCGGCATTGCCCCGGCCAAGGGGGCGCTGGCCGTGCTGGCCACCACCCTGGCCGCGCCGCTGCTGATACCGCTCTACCTGACGCTGATGATGCGCCTGGCCGGTTTGTGA
- the ahcY gene encoding adenosylhomocysteinase encodes MNQPAVTTPARQDFRVADLALAEWGRREIRIAETEMPALMAIRAKYHDARPLAGARIAGCIHMTIQTAVLIETLIDLGASVRWSSCNIFSTQDHAAAAIAAAGIPVFAWKGETEAEFWWCIEQTVAGPEGWTPNLVLDDGGDLTALLHDKRPDLLDAIHGISEETTTGVHRLEEMLRDGLLRVPAINVNDAVTKSKNDNKYGCRHSLSDAIKRGTDHLLAGKQALVVGYGDVGKGSAASLRQEGMIVKVAEVDPICAMQACMDGFEVVSPYREGVNRGRESIDRALLGRIDLVVTATGNIDACDAPMLEALKPGAVVCNIGHFDSEIDTAFMRRQWHWEEVKPQVHKVYRDSTPGDFDPESRDYLILLAEGRLVNLGNATGHPSRVMDGSFANQVLAQMHLYQGRFADLPEEEKPEALAVTVLPRHLDEEVARYMVEGFGGVITRLTPAQETCSGVPAEGPYKPDSYRY; translated from the coding sequence ATGAACCAGCCCGCCGTGACCACGCCCGCCCGCCAGGACTTCAGGGTGGCCGACCTCGCCCTGGCCGAGTGGGGGCGTCGCGAGATCCGTATCGCCGAGACCGAGATGCCGGCGCTGATGGCGATCCGCGCCAAGTATCACGATGCCCGGCCGCTGGCGGGGGCGCGCATCGCCGGCTGCATCCACATGACCATCCAGACCGCGGTGCTGATCGAGACCCTCATCGACCTGGGCGCCAGCGTGCGCTGGTCGTCGTGCAACATCTTCTCCACCCAGGACCACGCCGCCGCGGCCATCGCCGCCGCCGGCATCCCGGTGTTCGCCTGGAAGGGGGAGACGGAGGCGGAGTTCTGGTGGTGCATCGAGCAGACCGTGGCGGGCCCCGAGGGCTGGACCCCCAATCTGGTGCTGGACGACGGCGGCGACCTCACCGCCCTCTTGCATGACAAGCGCCCGGACCTGCTCGACGCCATCCACGGCATCAGCGAGGAGACCACCACCGGGGTGCATCGGCTCGAGGAGATGCTGCGCGACGGCCTGCTGCGGGTGCCGGCCATCAACGTCAATGACGCCGTCACCAAGTCGAAGAACGACAACAAGTACGGCTGTCGCCACTCGCTCAGTGACGCCATCAAGCGCGGCACCGACCACCTGCTGGCCGGCAAGCAGGCGCTGGTGGTGGGCTATGGCGACGTGGGCAAGGGCTCGGCGGCTTCGCTGCGCCAGGAGGGGATGATCGTCAAGGTGGCGGAAGTCGACCCCATCTGCGCCATGCAGGCCTGCATGGACGGCTTCGAGGTGGTCTCGCCCTACCGGGAGGGCGTCAACCGCGGTCGCGAGAGCATCGACCGGGCGCTGCTCGGCCGCATCGACCTGGTGGTCACCGCCACCGGGAACATCGACGCCTGCGATGCCCCCATGCTCGAGGCGCTCAAGCCGGGGGCGGTGGTGTGCAACATCGGCCACTTCGACAGCGAGATCGATACTGCCTTCATGCGCCGCCAGTGGCACTGGGAGGAGGTCAAGCCCCAGGTGCACAAGGTCTATCGCGACAGCACACCGGGGGATTTCGACCCCGAGAGCCGCGACTACCTGATCCTGCTCGCCGAGGGGCGGCTGGTGAACCTGGGCAACGCCACCGGCCACCCGTCTCGGGTGATGGATGGCTCCTTCGCCAACCAGGTGCTGGCGCAGATGCACCTCTACCAGGGGCGCTTCGCCGACCTGCCCGAGGAGGAGAAGCCCGAGGCGCTGGCGGTCACGGTGCTGCCGCGCCACCTCGACGAGGAGGTGGCCCGCTACATGGTGGAGGGCTTCGGTGGGGTGATCACCCGCCTGACCCCGGCCCAGGAGACCTGCAGCGGCGTGCCGGCCGAGGGCCCCTACAAGCCCGACAGCTATCGCTACTGA